One stretch of Excalfactoria chinensis isolate bCotChi1 chromosome 2, bCotChi1.hap2, whole genome shotgun sequence DNA includes these proteins:
- the LOC140247616 gene encoding interleukin-7-like: MPGGDVNAPCLEGLKAMLDGALGSLSWQNQAAHLQPPVALSAPLAGPAFFRSTFRVLPLLLVLSPVNSSSCTMGNRTTEIRVKYENILSHDIEELVNMSAEYRDRCCRNKRHVHSKVFFCNDTQEIGSLQSMACNMLRFFNKQKINKEFRRKAALVSCGTLQVLQCKCERHKKEKVCTQVNVPNNEDTETVEQPKKKCSQEFCELKENISSLRSCWNKFEKIISR; encoded by the exons ATGCCCGGAGGAGATGTGAATGCTCCATGCCTGGAGGGgctcaaggccatgttggatggggccctgggcagcctgagctggcag AATCAGGCTGCTCACCTGCAGCCTCCAGTTGCCCTGTCAGCCCCTTTGGCTGGGCCAG CCTTTTTTAGATCTACCTTTCGGGTTCTGCCACTactccttgttctgtcaccagtgAATTCATCTAGCTGTACAATGGGAAATAGAACAACTGAGATCCGTGTCAAGTATGAGAACATACTCAGCCATGACATCGAAGAGCTG GTAAATATGTCTGCAGAGTATCGTGACAGATGCTGCAGGAATAAAAGACATGTACATAGCAAAGTGTTCTTCTGCAATGATACTCAG GAAATAGGATCACTACAGAGTATGGCATGTAATATGCTCAGATTCTTTAATAAGCAAAAAATCAACAAAGAATTTAGAAGGAAAGCAGCGTTAGTCTCATGTGGGACATTACAGGTTCTACAGTGCAAATGTGaaagacataaaaaagaaaag GTTTGCACGCAGGTAAATGTGCCTAATAATGAAGATACAGAAACGGTTGAACAACcgaaaaagaaatgcagccaaGAATTTTGcgaactgaaagaaaatatatctagCCTTCGATCCTGCTGGaataaatttgaaaaaataatttcaaggtGA